gagtcctgcagaatatttggagaagtccgtgataatacttggagaagtcctggataatacttgtattggagaagtctttgatacttgctagtgaaaatcttggtggtggccaagtactggacgtagcccaatcggttagggtgaaccagtataaatctctgtgtgctgatcgttctgttatgtttactgttttacttccgctgcactaaacagtttgtgAAAAGTCACTCTTAAACGTTTTGcctaagaactaatattcttttcataaaacaaagttttaaaaagtaattttcaagaacacaattcaaacccccctttcttgtgttactttattGCATCTCATGTTTGACTTAATCTCAATGACTAATTAGGTTCCCGACATTACTAATCTTGAGAATCAAGTGTCTTTGACTTAATCTCATTGACTAACCTTGAGCATGAAGTGTGTTTGACTTAATCTCAAAGGCTAATTAGAAGATATAGTGTGTTTGACTTAATCTCATTGACTAACCTTGAGCATGAAGTGTGTTTAACTTCATCTCAACGACTAATTAGGTTTCCATCATTACTAATCTTGAGGATCAAGTGACTTTGACTTAATCTCATTGACCAACCTTGAGCATGAAGTGTGTTTGACTTAATCTCAATGACTAATGGAAAGGGATTGTATGTAGTCGCCAAAACACTTGGATTACGAAAAGAGCAACGCATCCATTTCATGCCAACCTGTGAATTGCATGTTTTCAGCTTCGTGATCGCTTGTGGGTGAACTTGATTTCGTTCAGTTTCGGTGCCTATGTGTCTCGTCtatgttgttgtttttgttccttgtgttgttttctttttgtctgTTGGTTCATCAATGtctatgttgttgttgttttcctATGCTATGTTAATGAAATGGGCACCCATGAAAGGAATGGAAGTAATCCTGCTTGTTGTTAATGATTGGAGTTTGGTTTAGTTCAGTTTTCTTTATTTTGTGGGGAGGAAAATTGAGGCTAATTTTTGGGCTTAGTGAACAACTATCGGGCTGAAGGCCCTGAACAACACAAAGAGGATTTAAAACCACTTTTCCTTTCTTAAAATTGAGGCTAATTTATGGGCCTAGCTTCTACAATCACTTTCCCTTTTTAAAAATATActaaattttgtttttggtaAATCGATTGTTGTTTCTACAATCACTTCTCCCTTTTAAAAGCATATAGGTGTGGTGTAGCTTCTTTCAAAACTACATCTCAACCAATGTAAAAATCTAGTACGTTTGATCAAGGAGAAATCTTGATCCCAAGGAACTAAGCAATTCGTGCACTTTGTGGTCAGGATTAGGCTACTAAAAGGCATTTATCATAAGCACCTTAAATCAACTAAAACACAACATTCATAATAAAAGTATCTCACAATGATAATTAAGAGTTACAacccaaataaataaataaaaaaaggtcTTTCATTCATTCTTAACTCTGAAACCCATTCCATTCCTTTCATTTCAAGTCTTTTGATACACATTCCAACTCAAACGGACTGCCACTAAAATCAACAAAAGAATTAAGAATAggttgttgggggagacaggggagcccatgggccgaggagcaagaagAGATATCGACACCACAtattaacccaaaaccttaagagatatcgacgccacatcttaacccaacaTAGGTTAGTCaacaaacaaaatcaaaatccagTATGTAAGCAAATTATGTAAAAGCCAAATAACGTACCAACATTTCCATGACATTGCTTGATCCACAACACTACCCAACATTTGCATATGATACTTCTTGGGTAAGCACAGTCTCCGCATTAGTATTTTCTGTCATCTGGTGTGCTTGAGTGCCACTCTTGCAAGTAGTCTTATTATGACCATATCGGTGACATTGTGAGCACTTCCTACTCCCTTTCCTCTTGTTGCCTTTGGTTTTGCCAGGTGCACTTGACAGACCTGGACAACCAGTACCTTTAGTCCTAACAACATTAGGATCTTTAAGGCCAACAAAGGAATTAACCTAATCATCAACTTCTATCACAGTCCTTGATTGCCCTTGACTTCAATTCTTGCACAACCTTTGTCGCTCGATCTCTTTCATTATGAAAATCTTCAAGGCTACGACAGGAAAATGAGGCTAGTTCCCTGTATTGACTCATCAAGGCACCATACCTACTAATAAAAAAGGAATCCAAGTGTTTTGATCTTAACATTGCATTCTTGTCCAAATCATCCTTTGCAAACTTTGTCCATCTCTGCAGGACCAGACATTTTGGCAATTCACAGACATCAAGATAAACAAGGACAACAAGTACATGGTGACAAGGAAGACCCATGGATTCCATCCTTTTGCAAGCacattggaaaaaaaatgaagaaggcTGAAATGAGACATGCCACTCACGTCCAAAACCACGATATTTTGAAACCAAAAATATATACTGCCTGGATGTTTCTTTGTAGCCAACAACAATGGAATCTGCTGACCTACGTAGTGCAGCACGATACATGGAGAATATCTCCCTTGTAAAGACATTGGCACCAGAACTCTCTAGATTTTGGAATTTAGTCTCCAACACAGCCTCCCCATAAAATGAATTAAAGTCAGCTTCAATTTCTTTATATCTAATATGATTCATCAACCTGCATAAGTGTTGGATCAGCTCTGTTATATTATACCTTTAATTAACAAACTTTCCAATTTTGGAATGAAGACCCTCACAACGGGATGTTGTGCGAAATCCAGCAAAAACGTTTCCACGCATATGCGATGCAGCCCACATCCTCatttttttcatacatttccTGAACTCATCCATTTTCATGCAACTCAAACTTATCCACCATCTCTgtccatttttttttccatgtcCCTATGTCATAATACCCAGCAAACATGTAATGGTTGAAAGCAGCAGTAAATTCAGGATTATGCAAGTTTGAGGTTGCATTCCAACACAAATGCCAAGCACAAAGTCTGTGATGGGATTGAGGTAGCACAACCTTTATTGCATTCTTCATTGGAATATCCCCATCTGTGATGACTGACGTAGGTGTCTTGTCTTTTATAACTTCCATTAGTCTTTGGAGTAACCAAACATACGTCTCTTCCTTTTCATTCCCAACAATGGCAGAAGCAAACACAATGGTTTGTTGATGATGATTAACCCTGCAAAAAAACACCAGAGGACACCTATACTTGTTTTTACTGTACGTGGCATCAAAAGCAACCACATCACCAAATGCCTTGTAATCAATTTGGCTTATTCCATCCCTCCAAAATAGGTGCTCCAATTTACCTTCACTATTCTCTTTGTAACGAAAAAAGCTCGGGGTCAGATATTTGTAATTGTTTCAAGTACTTCAATGCGGCCACACCATCAGATTCATGTTCTGCCctctgttctcctacttgattATAAATGGCTTTCTGTCGAAAACCAACATTCTCATAACCACCTGACTGCATTGCAAACGAACTAAAAATATCATGTGCACCTATACCAGCCATCCTCATGTTATTCATTTGCACAACATCAGACTCATTCATTTTCCTATAAGGAGGCAACATTCCACAAGATAGTCCATCCAAAAGTTCATGATTATGTGCAAATGCAAAAATAGTCACATACCAACGTCGAGTAACAATATGGATGTGGACTCTGAACTTGGGTTCACATCCTAGCCTTGTCTCATTTTTTGCCCGTCGCTTTCGGTCTTCCATGGTTAAGCAGCTGAGTCGACGTTTCCCTTCCCTAGAGCACACAAAGGTCTGTTGCAGTACTTCATGACTTGTTTTGCTCCGCAGAATACTGCTTCTACGAACTGAGAACCCATTTACCCTTCCATACCAAGTATAGAATAAATAAGCAATATCCAAGCTAATGAAGCTTAGCATTGAGACTTTGTCTGGACATAAATTCTTAAGATCAATCATTAGGATGTCATCTTCATTGTTGATATCTATTGTTGCATCAGTACCATCAATATGGGTTTCTTCTTCGTACTCAAAGTCCACACTACAGTCTTCTCCATTTTTATCTTCCACATTCAACTCATCCAAATCCTAAGACaaacaaatttacaaaagtaaAGACAAACATACATGCATATCTATGGTACCCATATCTTTCTATACCCATATCACACCTGCAATTTTGTCATGGTTCAAAATGATAATTACCTCTGACATTTTATCAACATCTTTCAACGAGCCACTCTGATCACTGTTTCCATTCAAGCATTCTGTCCCACCATAGCTTATCTCGGTTGAGTTTGCCATTCCAAATCAACAAACCTGGAAGCTCGAACGAGAGGATCCAAAACAACAAATGATTCCATTTTGAAAGCagattaattaacaaaaacatTTGTGATTGAACAAAATCAACCCATTTTAACAACATATTCACTGTTGGGAGCAAAATCAAACCATGACAAAATGGAGAAACCGAAAAATGTAGGCAAAAATGTAAATGAAATACGATGAGGATGTATCATGGAGATAGATGACGAAGTTCAGATGCCGTGGAGattgaagatgaagctcagaTCGAATGATGAAGCTCAGATCGGATGAGATGTGCGTGCCACAGGCAAGAGAAAGTACAAGGCACAAGCTGGGGGAAAGTGCTTTATGTTGTAGGTACAGTCAACCCTAACAgacgttttctttttaaaaaaccCCGTTTTGCAAATatgtaaatattaaaaatttatttttttaattataaaaccaATTTTCACCGGTGGTAACCGGTCAACTAGCTCATGCACCCATACACCACATGTGCCGGTGATGCATCGTAGCCTTTGCCAAAACTTAGGgactaaataaaataataagttaTTGGGTCTTTTATGTTAAAAAAGTTACCACAGGAAATCAACCAGTTTACACTACATGCATCTCCCTCGGATGAATAATTGTTTGTtgacacctcaaaaatgaggtgcaggaggagagagatagaaagaagagaaaaagtaagcgaaagaaaatataagaggagagagataaaaataaaaataagtgaaaatgaagtgtatgaaaaatgaggtgtgaatatATCATTGTTGCCCTCGGATATATCACCAAACAACTTGTGTGCATCAAGGATAGATACCACATCTCACATGCATAAGCCAAATCTTGTTCATCATACTCATATCAGGCTCATACCCACTAAAAATCGTATAATTGAACACTCTCTTAACACCTCTAGTTGATCTTAAATAACCCAAAAGTTCATAATACAAACGAAGTGAGCACAATCCCCTCCTAAATACATAAGGATTAAGGAAGCCTAAAATCAAATTGCTTTGGTGCACCCACAtgtaaataaattatgtaaGGTACATATGTAAAAAAGAAGAAACGGTGATTGAAGTAAAATTTTCATGAGATATTTATGAATTGCTTAAATATTATGTAGCATTTTGGACCCACATAAATAGTTAAATAGTTAATCAACTCTATAAATATTTCATAACACAGATCTGAAAACGACCTTTGAAGTTTGATGTGCCCTTGAAATAGTGACGGAGGCTCTTCTAAATTTGTAAGGATATTGTTTGCTTTGCAAATAAAAACGACAAACTATGCAGAGCCAAAACTAATGAGTTGGTATGATCTCTTGGGCGAGTAAAATAGGAGAAATTTGTTTTAAAACCGTATGTACAGAATCTTTAAAGACAACTCATAATGTGTGTCTACTATATATTTTTCAAAAGCAGCTTAAGTTTTAATTAATAGATAGTAGAATTGAGAAACAATACTTCTTAATAGATACAAAGATCACCTCACGGGCAAAAGAAAAGTAGCCAAATTAAACAAACTACACCAACAACCACAAACCACAACCCGACAACCGCAAGCACATGCAGATACTTATAACAAAGTTAAGGTTTCTACATTATCTGGCTTAATTAAGGTGCTGAAGGACGTGGCTTATTAAAACTTAATAATATTACATTAGAGACACTCACATCATTGGAAATGATCTTTATCACCAAGTATTATGCAAGTGGTTGAAATTTTCAATCTCCAAGCTCTATCTTGATGTTTTCGATTTTGACCCATTGCCCAGTCCTCAAAACCAACGTGACCATAATACTATCATCATGGTCAGCTTCCAAATCATCCAACAAATCCGTCAATGCAAGTTTGAGAttagttttcattttcatgcCGTGTGAAGAATGAGGCACGCTCACAAAGCTTCCTGCAAACTCGGTATTCTTTGCCCTCACGAGTTTTCCGTCGTCATCATCATCGACAATGACATCAAACTTAACAGGCTTCTGGCCATCATGCTCTATCCCTTCAATCACCAAAAGCTCTTCggctttcttcttctcctgccTGCTCCTCGACTTCCTAGGCCTCTTCACCTCTATTCTCAGAACCCTGAATCCTAAAACAAGTGGGAACTTAACATTATCATTCCTCAAACCGAGTTGTTTCTTTGCTGCTAGCCTCTGAGCCCTTGATCTACATGGTGTGGGCTTAGAGTCTTTCCATGGAACGCCAACATCTTCGTAAATATATCCGAGCTGCTCCGCGGTGTTAAGGCAATCCTCGACCTTAACACTCACAGGGTTCTTATTCTCATCGAATAAGACAAACTCGGATTTTAACCAATCCTGGTCATCGAAATCATTTCCACCAAATTCAGACTTCCACACATTCCATATCCTATCAATGTTTGCATGGTGAGAGTAGAAAATGGGGTCTCTTCCCGCCGAGTAGAAAACCCCCATGTTCTCACCATTAGGCTGATTTCCATCACCGGTCCAATTATGGACACTGTTATGTGGACAGTTCTCTACAGAGCCACCACGACATGCAGGTTCATATCCAGCGCGGTAAGCATCTCCGAAGAATTGAGCTGGGGTCTTTCCATTAGAGACAACTTGCCTACAAACATAGAAAAATGCgtagaaatgagaaaaaaaagttaacaCACTAGGTCATGTAAATTAAGAATGACGTCAATTAAGCGGGCAAATACAATATTTGAATACTAGCTACCTGTACATGATTGTACTGTTGGTGTCCCAATCGCCTTCGCACCCACCATTGTTTGGATAATCAAGGTCTACGATTGTTGGCGGGACATGATAGGTATTCCGGAGAGGGTCATAGAGAGGTGATTTGGAATTACTAGTGAAAATGTAAGGCATTCGCATGCCGTCATCAGGAGAATCATAGTTCCAAAAGGGAATGGCAAAGGAAGGGTCTTCGATCAAGTGACCGGCGATTCTCTCGAAGAAATAGAGGTACCAACGATGGAAAGGGAAGAAGAGCCAAGAGTCATGGACTTGAAATTGAATTCCAGGGAACCCTTTTTGGTGATAGGCCGCGTTACAGTAAGCGCAGTGGATGTTGGCTTGTGAGATTAAACTGTGAGGGTCATTGGGAGGAAGTGATCTCATGATGTCAATGTAGGTTTCTAACAAATAAAgatttgttcctaaccacatgcttttctacccatatagaaaataggagcataatcctaaaccacacttgattaacccatacccgaaaaacatgatgaagatctagagcggaagcgtacctgaatgagccatgagaatcgctgaaggatctggggttgtgatcttccaattgtagatcacccttagggtttcctgatgttttcctctgatggggatgaggagaaacttttCACGTTACTGTGTTGtgtctacaattggggaccataaccctataagtaactgcatcagttacaattctgttttcaatatttctaatttggcccctcatcaaattagaatattgccttatggtatctgcacaataccttttcataacacatatgcccttagccataagatcaatattaaatagaccactttagttttggctaattaaataatggccctaacacaattaaaagttacatttgtgacccaaaattctaacaatcTCCCACTGGTCACATATGTAACTCTACACATGTGTTAGACTTTATGAGCTCAAAAATGCCATTATATACCTTGAGCATATC
This portion of the Lotus japonicus ecotype B-129 chromosome 3, LjGifu_v1.2 genome encodes:
- the LOC130744424 gene encoding protein FAR1-RELATED SEQUENCE 7-like, which gives rise to MANSTEISYGGTECLNGNSDQSGSLKDVDKMSEDLDELNVEDKNGEDCSVDFEYEEETHIDGTDATIDINNEDDILMIDLKNLCPDKVSMLSFISLDIAYLFYTWYGRVNGFSVRRSSILRSKTSHEVLQQTFVCSREGKRRLSCLTMEDRKRRAKNETRLGCEPKFRVHIHIVTRRWYVTIFAFAHNHELLDGLSCGMLPPYRKMNESDVVQMNNMRMAGIGAHDIFSSFAMQSGGYENVGFRQKAIYNQVGEQRAEHESDGVAALKVNHHQQTIVFASAIVGNEKEETYVWLLQRLMEVIKDKTPTSVITDGDIPMKNAIKVVLPQSHHRLCAWHLCWNATSNLHNPEFTAAFNHYMFAGYYDIGTWKKKWTEMVDKFELHENG
- the LOC130744359 gene encoding polyphenol oxidase A1, chloroplastic-like, whose protein sequence is MTSILSSLSFVSNINHHSSLHPLFSQKHILKPKRLDHHHHVSRVACCSNNRGNPSNTTPPNSNGGHRRDVLISLGGLCGAAGATLINSPFAIADPVIPNYKNCVQAEIPDCGKPPFDCCPPPTSTDVQPFQLPSYSGTPLRVRPAAHLVTDEYLAKYERAIDIMRSLPPNDPHSLISQANIHCAYCNAAYHQKGFPGIQFQVHDSWLFFPFHRWYLYFFERIAGHLIEDPSFAIPFWNYDSPDDGMRMPYIFTSNSKSPLYDPLRNTYHVPPTIVDLDYPNNGGCEGDWDTNSTIMYRQVVSNGKTPAQFFGDAYRAGYEPACRGGSVENCPHNSVHNWTGDGNQPNGENMGVFYSAGRDPIFYSHHANIDRIWNVWKSEFGGNDFDDQDWLKSEFVLFDENKNPVSVKVEDCLNTAEQLGYIYEDVGVPWKDSKPTPCRSRAQRLAAKKQLGLRNDNVKFPLVLGFRVLRIEVKRPRKSRSRQEKKKAEELLVIEGIEHDGQKPVKFDVIVDDDDDGKLVRAKNTEFAGSFVSVPHSSHGMKMKTNLKLALTDLLDDLEADHDDSIMVTLVLRTGQWVKIENIKIELGD